The following DNA comes from Tunturibacter psychrotolerans.
ACAATCGGGCACGCCCTACTTCTCGTTCAAGGATTTGGATGAAAACAAACCCTCCGGTTCTATCCGCATCCGTGTGGAGACAATCGACTACTTCCTACGTCGCTATCGCGAGGACATCGTTAAGCGACGCACAGCTGAAGTGGGTATCGAAGCTCAACTTGCGGCCTTCGAACAATCACTTCGAACTCAGGCAGGGAATTCCTACGAGATGGCAGTGGCAGGAGACTAGTTTTCGCGAGTGTCCACTCTCGCCAACCTAGAGATATGAACCCTAACGCTTGGTGCCAGTCACCGTTGGTATGCTGGCCGTGAATTGGTTAGCGCGATTCTCTAAACATAGTTGCACTTTCCAATATAAGGATGCCCGTGAAAGGATGGGGCATTCAGGTATAGGCATGTCGACGAAGACAAGAATTGAATCGCGCGTGGGTGCTATTGTTCTGGCTGCCGGCAGTTCCAGCCGCATGGGAGAAGCAAAGCAGCTTCTCCCATTGGCCGACAGTACCGTACTTGAGCGAACGCTTGGAAATCTTATTGGCTCCAACGTCGATGAGATTGTTCTTGTACTCGGCTCCTCGGCGGAGACGATCCGCGAACGGCTTGCAGAGTCGTCCACGAGACAACTGAGAATACTCGTGAATCCCGACTATGGTCAGGGAATGGCAACGTCACTACGGGCTGGGTTGGCCGTCTTGGATAAGAACATAAAAGCCGCGCTGATCGTGCTGGCGGATCAGCCATTCGTTCGGACGAAAACGTTCGATCGAATTATCGATCAATATCGACGATCCGATGCACAGATCGTGATCCCGATGTTTCAGGGTTTTCGCGGCAATCCTGTTCTTTTGGATCGTTCTGTCTTCCTTGAGGTTATGGCGCTTCGAGGAGATATCGGCTGCCGAGCGATCTTTGGGAATCACTTGGACAGGATAGTCAAAGAAGAAGTAAACGACGTAGGGATTCTCCTCGACATCGATAATAAGGACGACTACGAGCGACTTCGAGATTTCGGGCCGCTAGGGCCGCCTCCATCGTGGTTAGCAATGAAACTACGACACTCCGCTTCCTAGAAACTATCATTCGCGACTCGTCGTTACGGGCTCTCTCCGTGCCGTGGCGAGGCCGCCCGGCCACCAGTTCCAATCGCCTGCGATACGAAGGAGCGCGGGACCTATCACGATACGTACAAGTGTCGCGTCGATGAACACGGCAATCGCCAACGTAAATCCGATCATCTTGACCACCAGGAAATCTCCAATGGTGAAGGCCGCAAAGACCACGATCATGATTGCGGCGGCGCTCGTAATTAGGCCTGCGGTTCTAGCCATGCCCTCTGGAATCGCATCCATTTCACTGAGCCCGCTCCTTCTGGCTTCGAGAACGCGTGCGACCAGAAATACCTCATAGTCCATGCTTAATCCGAAGACGATGGCAAAGGCGACGATCGGAACAAGTGGAAACACGCTACCGGTTCCCCCAGGAACTCCCAGGAACCTGCTTCCGTGTCCGTCTTGGAAGACGAAAACTAATGCTCCGAAGGAGGCCGCGACCGACAGCAGGTTGAGTGCAATGGCCTTTAGGGCTGCGAAGATTGATCGAAAGCCACAGAGCAATGCAAGGAGCGTTCCCCCTACTACCAGCGCCGTTACCGACGGAAAGCGGTCTTTGATGATCGTTTCATAATCGGCGTTGAGTGCCGGGATGCCCCCGACGAGAAGGGTCGCTCCAGGCACGCCTGTGAGAGCTGGCGCGCCGGTCTTCCGAAGCTCCCGCACCCAAGTCACCTGGTCACGTAGGGAGACCGAACCCTTGGGTATCAGCTCAAGCAGCGCCGCCCGTCCGTCACTACTCAGAAACGTTCGACGCGTCTCTCGTGAGAGGCCATTAAGGGAAGACTGGTTGCCCTCCGCAAGCGTAGTGATAGAAATCACCCGGTCACAGCGAGGGTCGCTTGCGAGCCGCTTTGTGAGACGATCGAGCACATTCCACCCCGCGTCGGTTTGAGCGATGGAATCCGTTGGAAGTTCGACGATGACGCGCAGCGATTCAACAACGCCGTCTCGATCCATCTGTTCGAGGGTGTTGAGCGCATGGACTGATTCCGCTGTCTTCGGAAGCCAATCCCCTCTGGGGAGACTGGTATCCAGGTGTCTGGCCTGCCAGGCGAGCAAAAGCAAAGGAGTTCCTGCCACCAGGAGGGCAATCCAAGGATGCGCGACGATCACTTTCCCCCAGCGGCGCCAGCGGTCTCCCGTACGCGCGGCCCGATCGGCATCCAGCTTTGGAGTAAAGGGTAATCGGCCAAGGTTGATCCGGGTACCGAGTAAGGCCAAGACCGCCGGAACGAGGGTATTCGTAAGCAACACACTCATTCCTGCCACCAGGAATCCCGCGATACCGATGGAACGGATTTCGCTGATCGGAACCGTCAGGAGGGCTAGAAATCCAATGGCTACCGTTGATGCTGAAATCAATAGCGTGTGACCTGCCTGACGTGCCGCGATGACCGATGCCTCGGGTCCGCTGTGCCCGGCGGAGATCGCTTCGCGAAAGCGGCTGACCATGAGGAGCGCGTAGTCGATTCCCAGGCCCAGGCCAAGCATGGTGGCTAAATTCTGAACCAGAATGGACAAGTGCCAACGCTGGGCCAGCAAACCCGTAATCGCCAGTGTGGTCGCAATCGCAAGCTGGCCGACCGCCAATGGAATGAAGGCGGCCATCAGGCTTCCAAAAGCCAATAGAAGAAGTGCGAGCGTCGCGGGGATCACCAGCCTTTCGCCCCGTTGCACGTCGGCGGCGCTGGCTTTGCGGATGTCAAAATTCAGCGGAATTTCGCCTGTAAGCTCGAGCTTCACCGCCGGATAACGGCCGCGCAGTTGATTTTCTAGAGAGCTCGCCAGCTGGTGAAGTTTCGGGACAAGCGACTCCACCGGGCCGTCGGACGAGGTGAGGCCCACCAGAACAAACGTTCCCCCTCCCCGGCCCAGAAAGATCGGATCTCGCAGGTCGAGGTAGGACACTACTCCTGAAACGCCGGGTTGATCTTTCAGTCCTGCCGCGATGACATCTAACGCTTTCCCGCCTGCATCTGTGTCCGCTGGTGGAAGTCCCTGGATCACCAGGACCACACGGTCCACAAATGGCGACCGAAAACGATCGGCCAGCTCCTGCCGGACCGTCTCAGCCTGGCTCCCTTCGACACGGGTTGCGGTCTCCAGGTGGCGCTCTGCGTGAAAAGAGAAGGGAAGAAGTGCAATGGCTGCTGCCAAAACGATCCCCGACACCCAAAAACGGCGCACATGCATAGCATTGATCATGTCATACAAGATCGTTGTCACTGAAGCTCCGGGTATCGTTTGTATACACTTGCGCAGGACGGGCCTAAGATAGCTTTCTGAATTTGCTAAACTCTTCCCCGTCAGCTTAGGAGGATCAATTCGTACCCTACTGTTGCTTGCACTTCTTGTCGGTATCCAGCCTGGAGGGGCAGACCCTCGCGTTGGCTCCTGGACGCTCATCTCCGCGCAGTCCAGTCTGGATCCTCCGAATCGGCTGTCCATTACACCTCTCAAAGACGGGGCGCATGTAGTCATGTCTGGCGAAACCCATCTCGATTTCACTGCGAATTGGAATGGACACGAATCGTCCGCACCGGGCAATCTCGGGTTCAATCAAATTGGGCTGCGCAGGATTGATAAGAGGCAGGCGGAGGTCAAAGAAAAAAAAGATGGGACTACTGTTGCGACGGTTCGGGAAAAAATCTCGAATGATGGAAATGAGCTAACGACCACGACTTCGGCTACGGGCAAAGCCGATCAGATCACGGTGTGGACGCGAAGCGGAGGCGCGAAGGTCGCCAATAACCTCTTCGCAGGCGAGTGGACGCAAGATCTCAGTAAGACCCGTTTGCGGCAGGGTTCGGCGCTGAAAATCGAGCCGGACGGAAGCGGCGGGATCCGTTTTCTGGGCGATTTCAGCTATACCGCCCGCTTTGACGGAAAGCAATACGACCTGAAGAACTCGCGCAACGATACCGTGACCCTTGAACTTATCGATCCGCACACGGTGGACGCGATCTACCGACGGGACAACCAAGTCACTCAAAAGGACAGGTGGGTAATTTCCGCAGACGGGCAGCAGATGACACTATCCACCGCTGGCACGTTAGAAACGGGCCAGCGGGTAACTGAGAAGCTCTTGTTTAAGAAGCAGTAGCGGATAATGCATCTGGTAACGCTTCGGAGCAGTCCAGAATTGGATTGCCCCGTGGCACCTCGTCTGCCTCGCGAGGAGCGATCGAGATGATCCCCTTGCGATGCATGAATTTCAAAATGCCGTTGACCGTATCTTCCAGCGACGGATCCGCTTTGCCCCACACGGAGGCATCCCGGGCCATCTGATAAGAAGAGTTGTCATAGCGTTTGAACTCCATCGCTGAGATGTTGTCGACAGAGCCGACCAGAAAATCCAGTAGCGGGAAGAGAAGATCTTCCTTGCGGCATCTCCGGATTAGTTCGGGAACGAAATCGGGAAGGCTGTATGCTTCGAATTGCCGGCCAGTCGCCTGGGTAATCAGCCCAGTGATATCCATCATGTTGGAATAGTCGTCGCGCACGATGTGGTATGTCTTGTTCGCTGTGCCGGGTGTGGTGGAGATCGCAACGATGTTGTTCGCCACGATGTCGGCCGGAACAAAGCTGACCTGATTGAGTGTATCGACGCCAATGCCGTGGTTGACCATAAAAGCAACCAACCGAACAGCGATATCGAAGTTGTTGCCTCCTCCTGTGACCGAGGGGCTGACGAGAGCCGGTCGGAAGACACGCGCAGAAAGTCCCCGTCTGCGGGCGTCGAAGACCACCTGTTCCGCTACCCATTTCGATTGGCTGTAGCCGAAATCGAGAAGCTCCATGTCTTCGTTATGGTCGGTTTCATAGAGGACCGATTTGACCGCCCAGCCGAATACAAAGGTAGTCGAGACGTAATTGAACTCTTTGGGGCGTCCCTCGAAGGCCAATCTTACGACCTCATTGGTTCCCAGCACGTTTGCGTCGCGCATCAGGTCGTAGTTAAACAGGTAGTTTACGGTTGCACCGTTATGGAACACCGTGTCAATCTCACTCGCGAGGAGATCCCACACGTCCTGGGTGAGGCCCAGACTTGGCTGCCCGAGATCGCCGCAGACGGGGATCACGCGTTCCTCGAACATCTCCATAAGCTCTGCTTCGCATGGGCCCATTGACTCCATCGCAGCTCTCAGCCTTTGCCTGCCCTGATTTTCGTCGGAAGACCGGACAAGAACATGGATCTTCGCCCGTGTCTGTTCCAGCAGACTCTTCATAAGGAATGGCCCAATGAAGCCGGTCCCGCCCGTGAGCAACACGTGACCCGGCATTGGTGTGTCCGGCACGGGCGCAGGCACCGGAGGCTCGAAGACGAGCTTACGGTCGTTGGTCATCATCTCCTTCTCGGCGGCGCTCTGCTCTTCGCGGAAGGCCGCAAGGGAATGACGCAGATGAACGATGGCCTCTTCGGGAGCGTTCTCCAGCATCTCGGCCAGACCAAAGAGCTCGGCTACGCTGACACGTTGAATGACACCGATATCTACTTGCCGCGCCAGCATCTCGGCGCCTTTATCTTTCAGCAGCTCCTTGAGCTCATGCATGAACACAACAAGATCCAGGGAATCGAGGCCGGCTTCGACGAGGTTGTACGATTCCTGACCTGTCAGGTTGTACCTGGCCTTCAATTCGGCGAAAGAGGAGTTTGCGTAAGTTTCGGACGAGCAGTTTCCGGCATCCTTCTCCCGCGAAAAGTCGGAGAGAACGGTGAACTCACCTTGCAACCACATCTGCTTGGTCTTGTGGCGCATGATCTTACCCGAACTCGTTCTCGGGATCGCGCGTGGCGCGATGAGGGAGATGACGGCCACTTCTACGTTGAGGTAGTTCCGAACCGCGGCGGCAATCTTTCGTGCTTCAGGAAGGGACCTGGGATTTTTGACTTCGGCGACGATTGCCAGCGCAGGCTCGCTGTCTTCCTGAATCTGGAAGGCGGCGACGCAGTTGTGCCGGATCAGACCGGATGATTTCTCCACGACGTTCTCAATGTCATGCGGGTAATAGTTCTGTCCGCGGAGAATGATCATGTCCTTGATGCGGCTGCAGACGTAGAGCTCGCCATCGTGGAAGAATCCTATGTCCCCCGTACGGAGGTAGCCGTCGTCGTAGGGAGTATCGTCAACAAGCCGTGCTCGAAACTGCTTCAGAGTCAATTCCGGATTATTCCAATATCCCAGGCACTTGCCGCTTCCGGCGACCCAAATTTCGCCGATGCGGTCCGGCTTAAGGGCGAAGTGACCCTCCGGATCCACGATCTTCACGTCGAGACCCGCGAGCGGGGTTCCACAACTGACAATTTGTGTGGCTCCGTCAATTTCAGAGACCTCGGTCGTCATGCGGGCCTTCCCCAGCGCAAGGGCACGCTTGTTGACGGAGACGATGTTGCGACCGCCGAGGGTGACCGCCAGAGTATTCTCAGCCAGCCCATAGGCGACGTAGAAACTCTCGGACTTGAGTCCATAAGACTGAAACGCCTCTAGAAACCGGGTGTAGGTATCCGCCTTTACAGGTTCGGCGGCGCACATCAATACGCGAAGCGAGCTGAGATCACAAGCTTCCAAGCTGTCCTTGGAAAGCCTCCCGGCGCGGAGGCAATAGTCGTAGGCGAAGTTGGGGGCAGCGGTCGCGGTGGCACGGTAGGTGGTGATCGCATCGAACCACAGAATCGGCCGCTGAATAAAGTCCATTGGCGCGAACCCGTAGGTCGTGCCGCCTTTCAGCGCTGGATAGAGGTAGCACCCGATCAGTCCCATATCGTGATACTGCGGAAGCCAGGAAACGACGACCGGAGAGGGATGGTCGATCACGAGCGAATAGGTGTTTAAGATGTTTTCGTGCGTTACGATCACGCCCTTGGGCTCCATCGTCGAGCCCGAGGTGTACTGAAGAAACAGGATCTTCGAACGATCGGCATTCGCCCAGCCCGAAGTGGTATGCACGAAATCCTCTGTGGGGATCCATGGAAGGCTGGAGATGTAATCCACGTCAACGCCGGACGCAGAGACTCCGCTTCTGGCGAGATTCGTCTTCAGGGAAGCGTGGTAGTCCTTGCTCGTCAAGATCCCAGCCGCCTGGCAATCCTTAGCGATGTGGACCATCTTGTAGAGCGCGCTCTGGAACCCGCGCGAACTTGGGGGATAGACCGGAACCGGAATTAATCCGGCGCGCACGCAACCAAAGAACGCGCAGATCATCTCAAGTCCAGGTGGGTACGCGAGCAGAAGCCGATCGCCAGCCGCAAAACGGCCATCTTTCCGCAGATGTCCGGCTATCGCCTGCGCTCGTTGGAGGAACGACGCGTAGGTGTAGCTTTCGATTGGATCGCCGTTTACATCGAGATACGAATAGAGGAGTTTGTCCGGATGCTCATCCGCCAGCCTATCCAGGTTGTCTAAAATTGAAGCCAACATCAATCAGCGATCCTCCAAAGTTGAATAGGGCGAAAGTCGGTAAACGAAAAAACTCTTACCAGTGAACCAGGTGAAATACGGTTGAACTTTGAAGCGCGAACTTGAAATAGGAGCCGGCTGTGAGAATATACCCGTAATTTTTCTCGGCATAAGCGTCGCTCGACTCGCTGGAGAACGGCTGTTCCCCTCCTTACCGCAAAGGGCGCGAAAGAGACATGCGGAGCACCGCCAAACTTCATTGGTGCTTATGCTGAGGTCCCGTTCGTTACGGTTCATTGGTGGTTATATGTTAGCAAAGGATTGCAACAATACCAGTGTCATCATTTTCCACGTATGGGAAGTGGCACCCAGATCATGTCCATTCCCGAATTTCCTTGATTGTCCTTAATGGCTCGCACTAGAATAGTTCTAAGAGTAGACGGCGTGGCAATTTCGCTGCGGGTCACGGTCACAGACGTGGAATCGCGTCTGGCCGAATCACCATGATCGCGGGGGCGCCGATGAGGTTGGAATCCGATACGGTAATCGATCAAGAGCCGGATACAGTGGATCTCGTACAATCGGAAACCTCAGCATCGCCAACAAACGAACCGGCTAATTCATCCTCCTTTCCGAAGGTTCTGCGCCGCCGACTGGATAGTTTTTTCGCCGACCAGAAAATCTCTCCCAAAGCAGACCCCATGATGTGGGTCAAGATCGCTGTGGGCCTGGCAGTCCTGGCTGGTGCCTGGATCGCCCTGTATACGTTCAGACCCGGTTCCTGGAAGTTCGTTGCTCTCTATCTTTTAGGCGGCTTCGCACAGACATTCCTTTTGTTGAACATCGCTCATGACAGCAATCACAACGCCGTCTCGTCCCGGCCGCTCGTCAACAAATCCCTGAACTATATCTTCGATCTGTGTGGAATCAGCTCGTACATGTGGCGTTTCCTTCATCATCGAGGTCATCACTCCTGCATCAATCTCCATGGCGAAGATGATGCGCTCTCAGGACGCGGCATCCTTCGCTTTACGCCCCACGAGCCCCGGGCTCCCTGGCACCGATTCCAGCACATCTATGCGCTGTTCCTGTACGCGATGTTCTCTCTGGACTATGTGTTCGTCAGAGACTTCCAGCACTTTTTCCTCCCGACCCACGGATACCTGAAACGCGCCAAACACCCCATGCGCGAGTACGTTACCCTCTTCGCAGGCAAGGCCTTTTACCTCACGTACATGCTCATCCTGCCGGTGCTGGTGCTGGGAAAATCGCCTCTCCTGGTCGTCGGCGCGTTCCTTCTGGTCCATTTAGTCGTCGGTCTGTCCGTGACCCTAGTATTCCAGACGACACACACAATTGACAGCACTTACTTTCCCGCGGATCGTGGCGAGTTCGAAAACGGGGTGTATCACATTTTCGCGACAACAGCTGACTATGCAACGGAAAACCCGGTCGTCGGTTGGCTCGCCGGAGGGCTCAACCATCACATCATCCACCACCTGTGCCCTTTCGTCTGCCATACCCACTACGCTCCGCTGACCAGGATCGTGAAGCAGACCGCCGAAGAGTTCGGGGTCCCCTATCGGCAGCACCCCACTATGACCCGGGCAATCCGACATCATCTAATACTTTTGAAGCAACTGGGGAACGAAAACTGATTCTGTTTTATCTTTTACCTATGGCCTCGCTATTCCTTCCTACAAGTGACGTGAATTTCCCCGCGATTCAAGGCAGGTACCAGGGAGGCCAGGTATGACGACATCAACGCTTATCCCAGCCGTTTCCCGATTTCGCAGCTTTGCTGATTCTGTCGCAATGGCTCGCAATCCTGTGCCGGTTTTGGCCAAATACAACGAAACCTATGGCGACACCTTTCGGTTTTACTTGGGTGGTCTCAAGGAGGCGATCGTTACCATCGATCCCGCCATCATTCAGCATGTGTTGAAGACCAATGCGGAGAACTATCAAAAATCTGAAATTCAAGTAAAACGGATGGGCCACTTCCTTGGGAAAGGTCTTCTCACGACCCACGGAGAGCCCTGGCGTACCCAGCGGCGTCTCATCCAGAAGGGCTTTGATCGGAAGCAACTCGATGCGCTGTCCTCGATCATGCAAGACTCCTTGGCGGAGTCACTCCGTGATTTTGATAGACAAATCCAGGACGGCCCTGTCGACATCTACCCCCAGCTAATGAAGATTACCTTCGCGATGGTCGCCAGATCATTGTTTGGCGCGTCCTTGAAGGACGAAGACATCGATCTGGTCAGCCACACCATCTGCACTGTTCAGGAATTCATCGTTCGCCAAACCCTTCAGCCCTACCTGAATCCATGGTTCGCCGCCTCGGGCGAACTGCGCCGGCACGAAGAGATGCGGACGCGTGCCGACGCCGTCCTGATGGAATACATCAAAAAGCGCCGCAAGGAACCGCCCCGACCCGACCTGCTGCAGACTCTGATGGATGCCCGTTACACTGATGGCGAAGGTATGCCAGACGAGCTCATTCTGAGCGAGAGCATGCAACTTCTGGTTGCCGGCCATGAAACATCGTCGAATGCGTTATCGTGGCTTCTTTATCTTTTGAGCTCGCGTCCGGATTGTCTTGAAAAGGTGCGGCAGGAGTTTGATTCAGTGCTCGGCGAAGAGCCCCTGAGCCATGGCCATGTTCCAAAGTTCGAGTTTGCGACTCAGGTCATTCAGGAGGCACTCCGCCTCTATCCGCCGTTTTGGATGATTGACCGCATGGCTGTTGCAGACGACCGCGTTGGCGACGTCGCCATACCCCGCGGATCGATGGTCATTGTGTATGTGTACGGTGCGCACCATGCTCCGCGCCACTGGCAAGATCCTGAGGTTTTCGACACTGCGCGTTTCGTCAAAGCGAACGATAAGCTGCGTACGCCTTTTACTTACCTTCCCTTCGGCGGTGGCCCTCGAGGTTGTATCGGCGGAAATTATGCGATGCTGCAGATCCTCATGATCTTGAGCGATCTGCTCAGAAAATACGACTTCCAGCTGGCTCCCGGTCAAACGATCGAAGCTCGCCCGATGGTGATCCTGCGGCCGAAGCACGGAATTCGCATGACGTTCACCAATGCTGTCCCGTCTGCCTCGCGCATCACGACTCTAGTGTAGGGGCAGTTCAGAATTCTCGAGATCTAACTAGAACATCCGAACCGTAGTCAGGCATCGGTTCAGACGTGCGACAGCAGGCGTGTCTGAGGCGAGGGGCGCTGATTGAACCCCCGCCAGCGTGATCGTGAAGTCGTTTTGCGGAGCAGGGACCCAATTTTTGATTGGACGGAGTTATGCGAATTAGCAGCGGAAAGTGTAGTAGAAGGGCAACGTCGAGGCACACTCGTCCTGAACATACGACACTGCGGCAGCCGCAATTACGAAAAAGACGAGATGATGCGTTACCTTTACCCCGCAATCGCCGAGAGTTGCGTGGCAAATGGCTGCTTCGATCAGCAGTATCCGCGGGTTGCGTCTTTTAGACTACGAGCGATAGACCGATCGTGAGAATTAGCGCCATCACCGAGATGATCGTTTCACAAACGGACCAGGTCTTGATAGTTTGAATGACGCTCATCCCGAAATACTCCTTCACCAGCCAGAAGCCGCCGTCATTGACATGAGAGAAGATTAGCGAACCCGCGCCCGTGGCGATGGCGAGCAATTCGGGATGAACTCCTGGGCTATTCAAAGCGATTGGAGCCACAATGCCGGCGGCTGTCGTCATGGCTACGGTCGCCGATCCGGTTGCGAGGCGGAGCAGCGCGGCGAGAATCCAGGCTAGCAGGAGCAGAGGAACGTGACTATGCATCGCGAGGACAATAATCGCGTTGGATACACCGCTATCCTGCAGTATCCGCCCGAAGCCGCCGCCCGCGCCAACCAGGAGGGTAATAGTTGCGGTGGGGGCCAGGCATTCATTGCTGAAGCGGAGGATCGTTTCTCGTGAGAAACCCCTCATCGTGCCTAGTGTCACAAAGCTGAACAGTACACCGATGAGGAGAGCCAGATCGTCATTGCCGATCAGGTGCAATCCACCATTCAGAGCGCTTCCACGCACGGAAATAGCGTCGGCCCAACTCCCGATCAGCATCAGAAAGACCGGCAGCAGGATGCTGAATAAGGTGAGCCCGAAGCTTGGTAGGCTCCGTTCTTTATCGTGATCAGCGAAATCCTTCGCGATCGGATTCTCTGTCCCAAGCTGCACATGCGGCGCAATCAGCTTGGCGAAAACCGGCCCCGCGACCACCGCCGTCGGAACGCCAACGATCAATGCATAGAGAATCGTGCGACCCACATCCGCCTTGTAAATTGTTACCGCCAGAAGCGCCGCAGGGTGTGGCGGCACCAATCCGTGGACCACGGAAAGCCCAGCCAGCATGGGCAAGCCGACCAGGATAAGCGAAGTTCCTGTCCGCCGAACCACTGTAAACACGATCGGAATCAACAGAACGAAGCCTACCTCGAAGAAAGCAGGCAGTCCTACCAGGAACCCGATGACCACCATGGCCCACGGGATATTCTTTTCGCCAAACAGCCGGATGAGGGTATAGGCGATCTGGTCTGCGCCACCAGATTCTGCCATCATCTTCCCCAGCATTGTGCCCAAAGCCACCACGATCGCGATGTGCCCAAGCGTCGAGCCGACACCCATCTCAAAAGAATGGATCACCGTCGCAAGTGGCATTCCTGCAACCACGGCAAGAGATAAGGCAACGACAATGAGCGTGATGACTGGATTGAGTTTTACTACTGCAATCAGCAGAATCAGGCAAATCACCGATGCGAACGCGGAGATCAGCAAAAAGATACTGTGGTGATCGATCATCGGTGGATCAATTCCCCCGAGCCTTGTAGGCCACGCAATCGATCTCCACCTTGCAGTCGACAACCATGCTCGATACGACGCACGCGCGCGCTGGGGGATTTTCGCCGAAGTGTTCTTTGAAGACGGCATTGAATGAGGAAAAGTCGCGCGGATCTTCAAGCCAGACTCCACAGCGCACCACATGCTCCGGGCCATACCCGGCTTCGTTCAGAATCGATAGCAGGTTGCGAATTGCCTGTTGCGACTGGGCAACGATGTTGCCCGCGATGACCTCACCTTGAACCATCGGAACCTGGCCTGATACATACAGCCATCCGTCTGCTTCGACCGCTCTCGCAAAGGGGAGGTGCTGACCACCTGTACCCTTTCCGCCTTCTACCCCGTATCGCTTGATGCTCATCCCGAACTCCTTAAGATTGAAATACCAAATCATTTATTCAACTACTGACTGAATCATTGAATCCATGAACTGTCGCCACGAGGCAGAAAGCACCCCCCGCGAGCTCCCGTAGCTCCGTCGGCGGTATAGGAGAGAACGCCGTTCACCCATACAGCCGCGATGCCCTGGGCTGGACGTATCGGATCAGAAAACGTTGCCGTGTCAATGATCGTCTCCGGATCGAAGAGCACCAAATCGGCATGATAGTCCTTGCGTATCATTCCACGCCTGGCTAGCCCGAACCTTTGCGCCGGTAGTCCGGTCATCTTGTGGACGGCCTCTGGGAGCGAGAACAATCCTTCGTCGCGACTATATCGTCCCAGAACACGCGGAAAAGTGCCCCAGAGGCGAGGATGCGGTCTCGGGTCGTTCGGCAGGCCGTCGGAGCCGATCATAGTCGCCGAGTGGCGCAAGATCTGGCGCATGTCGTCTTCGGAGATGCTGTGATAGATCGCGCCAGCCGGTTGCAGTTGTTGTGCCGCCTTCAAATGGCTTGTCTGCCAGTGCTCTGCAATCTGCCTCAGGGATTGCCCGGCCACCTCCGGATGTGGCGTGCTCCAGGTAATCGTGATGTGAACCCGCTCATCCACCTGGCGAAGATCGAGCGTGCTTGAACCG
Coding sequences within:
- a CDS encoding RidA family protein, encoding MSIKRYGVEGGKGTGGQHLPFARAVEADGWLYVSGQVPMVQGEVIAGNIVAQSQQAIRNLLSILNEAGYGPEHVVRCGVWLEDPRDFSSFNAVFKEHFGENPPARACVVSSMVVDCKVEIDCVAYKARGN
- a CDS encoding cytochrome P450, whose translation is MTTSTLIPAVSRFRSFADSVAMARNPVPVLAKYNETYGDTFRFYLGGLKEAIVTIDPAIIQHVLKTNAENYQKSEIQVKRMGHFLGKGLLTTHGEPWRTQRRLIQKGFDRKQLDALSSIMQDSLAESLRDFDRQIQDGPVDIYPQLMKITFAMVARSLFGASLKDEDIDLVSHTICTVQEFIVRQTLQPYLNPWFAASGELRRHEEMRTRADAVLMEYIKKRRKEPPRPDLLQTLMDARYTDGEGMPDELILSESMQLLVAGHETSSNALSWLLYLLSSRPDCLEKVRQEFDSVLGEEPLSHGHVPKFEFATQVIQEALRLYPPFWMIDRMAVADDRVGDVAIPRGSMVIVYVYGAHHAPRHWQDPEVFDTARFVKANDKLRTPFTYLPFGGGPRGCIGGNYAMLQILMILSDLLRKYDFQLAPGQTIEARPMVILRPKHGIRMTFTNAVPSASRITTLV
- a CDS encoding gluconate:H+ symporter translates to MIDHHSIFLLISAFASVICLILLIAVVKLNPVITLIVVALSLAVVAGMPLATVIHSFEMGVGSTLGHIAIVVALGTMLGKMMAESGGADQIAYTLIRLFGEKNIPWAMVVIGFLVGLPAFFEVGFVLLIPIVFTVVRRTGTSLILVGLPMLAGLSVVHGLVPPHPAALLAVTIYKADVGRTILYALIVGVPTAVVAGPVFAKLIAPHVQLGTENPIAKDFADHDKERSLPSFGLTLFSILLPVFLMLIGSWADAISVRGSALNGGLHLIGNDDLALLIGVLFSFVTLGTMRGFSRETILRFSNECLAPTATITLLVGAGGGFGRILQDSGVSNAIIVLAMHSHVPLLLLAWILAALLRLATGSATVAMTTAAGIVAPIALNSPGVHPELLAIATGAGSLIFSHVNDGGFWLVKEYFGMSVIQTIKTWSVCETIISVMALILTIGLSLVV